The following coding sequences lie in one Arachis ipaensis cultivar K30076 chromosome B03, Araip1.1, whole genome shotgun sequence genomic window:
- the LOC107632518 gene encoding cytochrome P450 89A2-like, translating into MRNSNMETWFIFVMLFLCVSIIIKRILYLVFPRYPLPPGPPKVPIIGNFKLLQRFNKDPKTVLEKLHAKYGPIFSFQMGSHTDIFIANRFLAHQALIQNGSTFADRPVAVPTKKIISSNQNDILFSFYGPVWRALRRNLTSNILHPSQVKSYANARKWVLDMLLDRLKPESGASNPIRVIDHFQYSMFCLLSFMCFGDKLDEKQIREIEDSLRTMLLSFTKYNVLNFWPTITRILFWKRWKEFLQLRRDLEALLIPYIDARKKAKQERLSKDGKEDNINEFVLCYVDTLLNLRLVEEDEGSKLDYGNICTLCSEFLNAGTDTTSTALEWIMANLVKYPQIQERLVEEIREVMVEGENEVKEEHLPKLPYLKSVILEGLRRHPPLHYVAPHRVTKDVVLDGYLVPTTASVNFFVAEIGRDPTAWDDPMAFKPERFMDNGGTTFDIMGSKEINMMPFGAGRRMCPGYGLAILHLEYFVANLVWNFEWKAMSGDDIDMSEKLLFTTVMKNPLKVHILPRK; encoded by the coding sequence ATGCGGAATAGTAACATGGAAACTTGGTTCATCTTTGTTATGCTCTTTCTTTGTGTCTCAATAATCATCAAACGCATACTTTACCTTGTGTTTCCACGGTATCCCCTCCCTCCGGGGCCTCCAAAAGTGCCTATCATAGGTAACTTCAAATTACTCCAACGATTCAATAAAGATCCTAAGACTGTTCTTGAGAAACTTCACGCCAAATATGGTCCAATCTTTTCTTTTCAAATGGGCTCTCATACCGACATTTTCATTGCCAATCGATTCCTTGCGCACCAAGCATTGATCCAAAATGGCAGTACCTTTGCGGACCGCCCTGTTGCTGTTCCTACCAAGAAAATCATTAGCAGCAATCAAAATGACATCCTTTTTAGCTTCTATGGTCCTGTATGGCGCGCTCTCCGGCGAAACCTCACTTCAAATATCCTCCACCCTTCACAGGTCAAGTCCTATGCAAATGCACGCAAATGGGTTTTAGATATGCTTCTTGATCGATTAAAACCTGAGTCGGGGGCAAGCAACCCCATAAGGGTCATTGATCATTTTCAATATAGCATGTTTTGCTTGCTCAGTTTTATGTGTTTTGGTGACAAGCTTGATGAGAAGCAAATTAGGGAAATCGAGGATAGTCTACGCACCATGCTCTTGAGCTTTACTAAGTACAATGTCTTGAATTTTTGGCCAACAATCACAAGGATATTGTTTTGGAAGAGATGGAAGGAATTCTTACAGCTAAGAAGAGACCTAGAAGCCTTGTTGATTCCTTATATTGACGCTCGAAAGAAAGCCAAGCAAGAGAGACTTAGCAAGGATGGCAAAGAGGACAACATAAATGAGTTTGTTTTGTGCTATGTGGATACTTTGTTGAATTTGCGACTCGTGGAGGAAGATGAAGGGAGCAAGCTTGATTATGGGAATATTTGCACATTATGCTCGGAGTTTCTAAACGCAGGAACAGATACTACTTCGACGGCATTGGAATGGATCATGGCAAATTTGGTGAAGTACCCTCAAATCCAAGAAAGACTTGTGGAGGAAATTAGAGAGGTCATGGTTGAAGGAGAGAACGAGGTGAAGGAGGAACATTTGCCAAAATTGCCATATCTAAAGTCTGTGATTTTGGAGGGTCTACGACGCCATCCACCGCTACACTATGTGGCTCCTCATAGAGTAACCAAGGATGTGGTTCTGGATGGTTATTTGGTTCCTACCACTGCCTCTGTAAATTTCTTTGTGGCTGAGATAGGTAGGGACCCTACAGCTTGGGATGACCCTATGGCCTTTAAGCCAGAGAGGTTCATGGACAATGGAGGAACAACTTTTGATATAATGGGAAGTAAAGAGATAAACATGATGCCATTTGGTGCTGGGAGGAGAATGTGCCCTGGATATGGTTTAGCAATTCTCCACTTGGAGTATTTTGTGGCCAATTTAGTTTGGAATTTTGAGTGGAAGGCTATGAGTGGAGATGACATTGATATGTCAGAGAAGCTGTTATTCACAACTGTGATGAAGAATCCCTTAAAGGTTCATATATTGCCTAGGAAATAA
- the LOC107629630 gene encoding uncharacterized protein LOC107629630 encodes MKPQNGGVSRVQKGNHSTQVEGPNWILIAAGALLSTLSVRLGYKLKQALDSKPKQNSASVPKGNGKPFNIRKSPNCFMQSNGYSHAQDNHGCFSCNSGTGSHMELKCPPNGQTLSESDGALPLVTVPATEYNKENGVMWACSPDRLELPSKPFHHSNCSDSPCVSESGSDIFSKREVIQKLRQQLKRRDDMILEMQDQIAELQSSLNAQLGLSSHLQMQLESANRELFDSEREIQRLRKAIADHCVGRVPHDKSSTVAAWPAEARNGHANGHLDGENNLESPEKTRDDEERIEMLRKQVGELKEVIEGKEFLLQSYKEQKAELSLKIRELQHRLDSQLPNIL; translated from the exons atgaaaccGCAGAACGGTGGGGTGTCTAGAGTTCAAAAAGGAAATCATTCTACTCAAGTTGAAGGGCCTAATTGGATTCTTATTGCTGCCGGTGCTTTGTTGAGTACATTATCTGTTCGCCTTGGTTACAAATTGAAACAGGCACTTGACTCAAAGCCAAAGCAGAATTCAGCTAGTGTTCCAAAAG GAAATGGAAAACCTTTCAACATAAGGAAATCCCCAAATTGCTTTATGCAGTCTAATGGATATTCCCATGCACAAGATAATCATGGCTGCTTCAGCTGCAATTCAG GAACTGGAAGTCATATGGAACTTAAGTGCCCACCAAACGGCCAGACATTGAGTGAATCTGATGGTGCCCTCCCTTTGGTGACTGTTCCTGCTACTGAATATAACAAGGAAAATGGTGTCATGTGGGCATGCTCTCCTGACCGTCTTGAATTGCCTTCGAAGCCATTCCACCATTCAAACTGCTCAGATTCTCCATGTGTATCTGAATCTGGGTCCGATATTTTTAGCAAGCGGGAAGTCATACAGAAACTGAGGCAACAATTGAAGAGAAGAGATGATATGATCCTAGAGATGCAAGATCAAATAGCTGAATTGCAAAGCTCACTCAATGCTCAGCTCGGACTATCTTCTCATTTGCAAATGCAGCTTGAATCTGCAAACAGAGAGTTATTTGACTCGGAGAGAGAGATCCAACGTCTGAGGAAAGCAATCGCTGATCACTGTGTTGGACGTGTTCCACACGATAAATCTTCCACCGTCGCTGCCTGGCCAGCTGAGGCTAGAAATGGCCATGCAAATGGCCATCTAGATGGGGAGAATAATTTGGAGTCCCCTGAGAAAACAAGGGATGACGAGGAGAGAATCGAGATGCTTAGAAAGCAAGTAGGAGAGTTGAAAGAGGTAATTGAAGGGAAAGAATTCTTGCTCCAGAGCTACAAGGAACAAAAGGCAGAGTTGTCTCTGAAAATCAGGGAATTGCAACATAGATTGGATTCTCAGCTGCCTAACATTTTGTAG
- the LOC107629631 gene encoding putative mediator of RNA polymerase II transcription subunit 12: MEEAKALQQHQQQLLLQQQQQQQHQQQHQQQHHFMLLQQLQKQQQQQQAQAAAISRFPSNIDAHLRPIRPLGLQQNPSPNPNSAPNPNPNNPILNLQQQQHHQNPNSNHVSQQQTQQSQTQSQTQQHQQQQQQQQQQKAIRPGNQMELQMAYQDAWRVCHPDFKRPFSSLEDACERLLPYHVVADYEAEEDDRILDSDTTGQMLSRSQQWDNNIAAKIAEFTATFEKQALAFNIITQKRGLGEFRSEERLMFEQALLQEEKRAMLELRAELESREKAGREAHEAKLRMAMVQAEQARADSQSHAEMMSRTPIRGSALGSQGSDIAIGHDMREQDQGGNAGEMMNGWGNNAQREEKEPSDDFLNDEAENGDTGTQDGWRDVGEFDLNAR; this comes from the exons ATGGAAGAGGCAAAGGCATTGCAGCAACATCAACAGCAACTACTgttgcagcagcagcagcagcaacaacatcaacaacaacatcaacaacaacaCCATTTCATGCTGTTACAGCAATTGCAgaagcagcagcaacaacagcaAGCACAAGCAGCTGCAATCTCTCGATTCCCTTCAAACATCGACGCCCACTTGCGACCCATAAGGCCCCTCGGTCTCCAACAAAATCCTAGCCCTAACCCTAATTCTGcgcctaaccctaaccctaacaatCCCATCCTCAATctgcagcagcagcagcatcaCCAGAACCCTAATTCCAATCATGTCTCACAGCAGCAGACCCAGCAATCGCAAACACAATCTCAAACGCAGCAGCATCAGCAacaacagcagcagcaacaacaacagaaaGCGATTCGCCCTGGGAACCAGATGGAGCTACAGATGGCATACCAAGATGCATGGCGGGTCTGTCACCCTGACTTTAAGCGACCATTCTCTTCTCTTGAAGATGCCTGCGAGAG ATTATTGCCATATCATGTTGTGGCAGACTATGAAGCAGAAGAAGATGATAGGATACTGGATTCTGACACCACCGGCCAGATGCTTTCACGGTCCCAGCAGTGGGATAATAATATTGCTGCTAAAATTGCTGAGTTCACAGCAACTTTTGAGAAGCAGGCACTTGCCTTCAATATAATAACCCAAAAAAGAGGTTTGGGGGAATTCCGATCTGAGGAGAGATTGATGTTTGAGCAGGCACTTCTTCAGGAGGAAAAGCGAGCTATGTTGGAATTAAGAGCTGAACTAGAGTCCAGGGAGAAGGCTGGTCGTGAAGCCCACGAGGCTAAACTTCGGATGGCAATGGTCCAGGCAGAGCAGGCTCGGGCTGATTCACAGTCTCATGCTGAAATGATGTCTCGAACCCCAATAAGAGGGAGTGCACTTGGGTCCCAAGGGAGCGACATCGCAATCGGTCATGACATGAGAGAGCAGGATCAGGGAGGCAACGCAGGTGAGATGATGAATGGATGGGGAAACAATGCTCAGAGAGAAGAGAAGGAGCCATCTGATGATTTCTTAAATGATGAAGCTGAAAATGGGGACACTGGCACGCAGGATGGCTGGCGTGATGTTGGTGAATTTGATCTGAATGCTAGGTGA
- the LOC107629632 gene encoding embryogenesis-associated protein EMB8 has translation MALAVTAGTSLTFPLVVASVQYAPRTLPNALIRSLHLSSSSSASPMSTTTPQQPHSSFEILGGARDKFLPALSHVLSRPYHPFPFLGWNRHIETISASFYRSIPDIRLRRQCLRTQDGGAVALDWVSGDDRRLPPDAPLLILLPGLTGGSGDSYVRHMLNKARSKGWRVVVFNSRGCGDSPVTTPQFYSASFLGDIREVVAHVTGRYPNANVYAVGWSLGANILVRYLGQEGYNCPLSGAVSLCNPFNLVVADEDFHKGFNNVYDKALAKSLRTIFNKHALLFEDIGGEYNIPMAANAKSVREFDDGLTRVSFGFKSVDEYYSSSSSSDTVKHVQTPLLCIQAANDPIAPARGIPREDIQENPNCLLIVTPKGGHLGWIAGDEAPFGAPWTDPLVMDFIQYLETEEVKYPKTSSNPDGKVALHHLEV, from the exons ATGGCATTGGCAGTGACTGCAGGTACCTCATTGACGTTCCCATTGGTGGTGGCCTCTGTACAATATGCACCTCGCACACTCCCCAACGCACTAATCAGATCCCTCCACCTGTCCTCCTCTTCCTCCGCCTCACCAATGTCTACTACTACACCCCAACAACCTCACTCCTCCTTCGAAATCCTCGGTGGAGCACGTGACAAGTTCCTTCCAGCTCTCTCCCACGTGCTGTCTCGCCCCTACCACCCCTTCCCCTTCCTCGGATGGAACCGCCACATCGAGACCATCTCCGCCTCGTTCTACCGCTCAATTCCTGACATAAGACTCCGCCGTCAGTGCCTCCGGACACAAGACGGTGGTGCCGTCGCCCTTGACTGGGTCTCCGGTGACGACCGCCGTCTGCCGCCCGATGCTCCACTCCTCATTTTGCTG CCAGGATTAACTGGGGGTAGTGGAGATTCTTATGTGAGGCACATGTTAAATAAAGCTCGGAGCAAAGGGTGGCGCGTGGTGGTTTTCAATAGCCGTGGTTGTGGGGATAGTCCTGTTACTACTCCTCAG TTCTATTCAGCTTCGTTTCTGGGAGATATTCGCGAGGTTGTTGCCCATGTCACTGGTAGATACCCTAATGCCAATGTGTATGCAGTTGGTTGGTCACTTGGCGCAAATATTCTTGTTCGTTACTTGGGTCAG GAAGGCTACAATTGCCCTCTTTCTGGCGCTGTGTCATTGTGTAATCCTTTCAATTTGGTTGTGGCAGATGAGGACTTCCATAAAGGCTTTAACAATGTCTACGACAAGGCTCTCGCAAAGTCCCTTCGCACGATTTTCAACAA GCATGCTTTACTCTTTGAAGATATTGGTGGCGAATACAACATTCCTATGGCAGCCAATGCCAAGTCTGTTAGGGAGTTTGATGATGGACTAACCCGTG TTTCTTTTGGATTCAAGTCTGTGGATGAATACTATTCTAGTTCAAGTAGTTCAGATACCGTGAAACATGTTCAAACCCCTCTGCTTTGCATCCAG GCAGCAAATGATCCAATTGCTCCTGCTAGGGGAATTCCTCGTGAAGATATCCAG GAAAATCCAAACTGCTTGTTAATAGTTACACCAAAAGGTGGCCATCTGGGGTGGATTGCTGGTGATGAAGCTCCATTTGGAGCTCCTTGGACTGATCCTTTGGTAATGGATTTCATTCAATATTTAGAAACAGAGGAAGTCAAATACCCAAAAACTAGTAGTAATCCTGATGGTAAAGTAGCCTTGCACCATCTTGAAGTGTAG
- the LOC107629633 gene encoding DNA topoisomerase 1 alpha yields the protein MAVEASDKPVLPNKFDDDDDDNMPLTIKRYSSNKKSQLHSDVKKSTSHSQDGHTYKRISGVPSSNGQSSSSSAQRGNNFSSAKASSLRSPPSSSSNAQKGSAAPSAKASPLRSPTSSSASAQKGNAAPSAKVSPLRSPSSSSSSAQKGNTVPLAKASPLTSPLRSPVGVSKRPNSLANSTSAKLPMANSKPPHPADKPKPLINQKVSGDLKKETKSIKDSSKNYSEDSEDEEDNKPLSARLKVNSNHNKATPVIIKKSVDDSDSDDNVPLSTKINWNANMGTSSSNYDKSDQKKPIPKVQKEPQNGSGASNKRPIDNSNSMNSSAKKSKISEPALSVKPKQSSLKVEPKVEDDDDDVPISQRIKKSATSANKSSSIKQVTKITKVNKASTKSFKKQAKNKKLKKSGSGSEYSKSTKLLPSSGDGQKKWTTLVHNGVIFPPPYKPHGIKMRYKDQDVDLTPEQEEVATMYAVMLETDYMLKEKFKENFWTDWRKLLGKNHVIQNLKDCDFRPIYNWYQSEKEKKKQMTADEKKALKEEKIKQEEKYMWAIVDGVKEKVGNFRVEPPGLFRGRGEHPKMGKLKRRIHPSDITINIGKDAPVPECPIPGEKWKEIRHDDTVTWLAFWNDPINPKLFKYVFLAASSALKGQSDKEKYEKARMLKDYIENIRAAYTKDFKSKDITKQQIAVATYLIDKLALRAGNEKDDDEADTVGCCTLKVENVTREAPNKLKFNFLGKDSIKYENTVEVELPVYDAILKFQKDKRPGDDLFDKLDTSKLNAHLKELMPGLTAKVFRTFNASITLDDMLNKETKEGDVVEKILVYQHANKQVAIICNHQRSVSKSHSSQIERLTNKIGELKDVLKELKTDLDRARKEKPPLKGSDGKTKRNLAPEALEKKISQTNAKIEKMEREMKTKEDLKTVALGTSKINYLDPRITVAWCKRHEVPIEKIFNKSLLAKFTWAMDVDPEFRF from the exons TAAAGAAGTCAACTTCACATAGTCAAGATGGTCATACATACAAGAGGATTTCTGGCGTGCCTTCTTCAAATGGTCAATCTTCTAGCTCTAGTGCACAGAGGGGTAATAATTTCTCATCTGCTAAGGCTTCATCATTAAGATCCCCCCCATCTTCAAGCTCTAATGCACAAAAGGGTAGTGCTGCTCCATCTGCTAAGGCTTCACCATTGAGATCACCCACATCTTCAAGCGCTAGTGCACAGAAGGGTAATGCTGCTCCATCTGCTAAGGTGTCACCCTTGAGGTCACCATCgtcttcaagctctagtgcacagAAGGGTAATACTGTTCCATTGGCTAAGGCTTCGCCTTTGACATCTCCTTTGAGATCTCCTGTAGGTGTCTCAAAACGACCAAATTCACTTGCCAACTCCACTTCTGCCAAGTTGCCTATGGCGAATTCAAAACCTCCTCATCCAGCAGATAAACCAAAGCCTCTTATTAATCAGAAAGTGTCTGGTGATCTTAAAAAGGAAACAAAATCAATCAAAGATTCTTCAAAGAATTATTCTGAAGATTCAGAGGATGAGGAGGATAATAAACCATTGAGTGCTAGGTTGAAGGTGAACAGTAACCACAACAAAGCAACCCCGGTCATCATCAAGAAGTCTGTtgatgattctgattctgatgatAATGTCCCTTTGTCAACAAAGATAAACTGGAATGCAAACATGGGAACATCTAGTAGTAATTATGACAAATCTGATCAGAAAAAGCCTATTCCGAAAGTTCAGAAAGAGCCACAAAATGGTTCTGGTGCAAGTAATAAAAGACCCATAGATAACAGTAATTCCATGAACTCTTCTGCAAAGAAGTCAAAGATTTCAGAGCCAGCCTTGTCAGTGAAGCCTAAGCAAAGCTCTCTGAAAGTTGAGCCAAAGgtagaggatgatgatgatgatgtaccTATTTCCCAGAGAATCAAGAAATCGGCCACATCAGCTAATAAATCATCTTCTATAAAACAGGTGACAAAGATCACTAAAGTTAATAAGGCTAGTACCAAATCTTTTAAGAAACAAGCCAAGAACAAGAAGTTGAAAAAATCAGGAAGTGGTTCAGAATATTCCAAATCCACTAAACTTCTTCCTAGCTCTGGTGATGGCCAGAAAAAATGGACAACTTTGGTTCACAATGGCGTCATTTTCCCACCTCCTTACAAGCCCCATGGGATAAAGATGCGCTACAAGGATCAAGATGTTGATTTAACTCCCGAGCAAGAGGAG GTTGCAACAATGTATGCAGTCATGCTAGAAACAGATTACATGCTGAAAGAAAAGTTCAAGGAAAATTTCTGGACTGACTGGCGTAAATTGCTAGGAAAGAATCATGTAATTCAGAATTTGAAAGATTGTGACTTTAGACCAATTTACAACTGGTACCAAagtgaaaaggaaaagaaaaaacaaatgaCTGCAGAT GAGAAGAAGGCCTTGAAGGAGgagaaaataaaacaagaagaGAAATACATGTGGGCCATTGTTGATGGTGTGAAAGAGAAG GTTGGTAATTTCAGAGTTGAACCACCAGGATTGTTCCGAGGCCGTGGGGAGCATCCTAAG ATGGGAAAATTGAAAAGGCGCATTCATCCAAGTGATATCACAATTAATATTGGAAAGGATGCTCCAGTTCCTGAATGTCCTATTCCTGGCGAAAA GTGGAAGGAGATAAGGCACGACGATACAGTTACATGGTTAGCCTTTTGGAATGACCCAATCAATCCAAAGTTATTCAAATACGTGTTTCTAGCAGCTAGTAGTGCCCTAAAGGGTCAAAGTGACAAGGAAAAGTATGAGAAAGCCAGGATGTTGAAG GATTATATAGAGAACATTAGGGCTGCTTACACAAAAGATTTTAAGAGTAAAGATATTACTAAGCAGCAAATTGCTGTTGCTACTTATCTTATTGATAAATTAGCTCTGAGGGCTGGCAATGAGAAG GATGATGATGAAGCTGATACTGTTGGTTGTTGTACATTAAAAGTGGAGAATGTGACCAGAGAAGCTCCCAACAAACTGAAG TTTAACTTCCTTGGTAAAGATTCTATCAAGTATGAGAATACAGTTGAGGTTGAGCTTCCTGTTTATGATGCAATTTTGAAGTTCCAAAAAG ATAAGCGCCCCGGTGATGATCTTTTTGACAAGTTGGATACAAGTAAATTAAATGCTCATCTGAAGGAACTCATGCCTGGCCTAACTGCAAAGGTCTTCCGTACATTCAATGCATCTATCACGTTGGATGATATG ttgaataaggaaACTAAAGAGGGTGATGTTGTCGAAAAGATTCTTGTTTATCAACATGCAAATAAACAG GTTGCAATCATTTGTAATCATCAACGCAGTGTTTCAAAATCTCACTCGTCACAAATTGAAAGGTTAACAAACAAGATTGGTGAGCTTAAG GATGTTCTGAAGGAGCTAAAGACAGATTTGGACAGAGCAAGGAAAGAAAAGCCCCCTCTAAAGGGTTCAGATGGAAAGACAAAAAGGAACTTAGCCCCTGAAGC GCTAGAGAAAAAGATCTCTCAAACCAATGCAAAGATTGAGAAAATGGAACGTGAAATGAAGACAAAAGAAGATCTGAAAACTGTGGCATTGGGCACGTCCAAGATAAACTATCTTGACCCTAGGATTACAGTTGCCTGGTGCAAACGGCATGAGGTTCCCATTGAAAAG ATATTCAACAAATCGTTGCTGGCAAAATTTACTTGGGCAATGGATGTGGATCCTGAATTCAGATTCTGA